One region of Solidesulfovibrio fructosivorans JJ] genomic DNA includes:
- a CDS encoding GspE/PulE/PilB domain-containing protein, with amino-acid sequence MSPDAATSLAFDERLRIPPLLLARVPAEAFARADWLPVALCDDNAVVVAATSPDDAAMREAAATAFPEYALRFVPAAPLDLRRLAADFAPSVTGAPVGVVRTNLAYWRNTMAHWRTRLACWRTDMATGRTWLNVMRFGLGLTALGNTLLRSAKTPGQTALDVAGLAIGLILAAFAVRAYLRLRLSRHRLPGIQTLVEVSAAALQFLEEYHFIEEPGRPRPVSKHTMLARLGDMLENHATILEIASGAPERIHLARERNVLAAQRTVCACYRTIAARARTGLAFIRTGVAILGLGLGLLRYFATGALSIVDWLLVVAGVAMIVDGLLWYWPVRKEPVRTPRCMDPEGDAA; translated from the coding sequence ATGTCGCCTGATGCCGCCACCTCCCTCGCTTTCGACGAACGCCTGCGCATTCCGCCGCTGCTTCTGGCCCGGGTCCCGGCCGAAGCCTTCGCCAGGGCCGACTGGCTGCCGGTCGCCCTTTGCGACGACAACGCCGTGGTCGTGGCCGCGACGAGCCCGGACGACGCCGCCATGCGCGAAGCGGCCGCAACCGCCTTTCCCGAATACGCCCTGCGCTTCGTGCCGGCCGCCCCGCTCGACCTGCGCCGGCTGGCCGCCGACTTCGCCCCGTCCGTGACCGGCGCGCCGGTCGGCGTCGTGCGCACCAATCTGGCCTACTGGCGCAACACCATGGCCCACTGGCGCACGCGCCTGGCCTGCTGGCGCACGGACATGGCCACGGGCCGCACCTGGCTTAACGTCATGCGCTTCGGCCTCGGGCTCACGGCCCTTGGCAACACGCTCTTGCGCTCGGCCAAAACGCCCGGGCAGACGGCCCTCGACGTCGCCGGACTGGCCATCGGCCTGATCCTGGCCGCCTTTGCCGTGCGGGCCTACCTGCGCCTTCGCCTGTCGCGGCACCGCCTGCCCGGCATCCAGACCCTGGTCGAGGTCTCGGCCGCCGCGCTCCAGTTTCTGGAGGAATACCACTTCATCGAGGAGCCCGGCCGGCCACGTCCGGTTTCCAAGCACACCATGCTGGCGCGCCTCGGCGACATGCTCGAAAACCACGCCACCATCCTCGAAATCGCCTCCGGCGCGCCGGAACGCATCCATCTGGCCCGGGAACGCAACGTCCTGGCCGCCCAGCGCACGGTCTGCGCCTGCTACCGTACCATCGCCGCCCGGGCCCGCACCGGCCTGGCCTTCATCCGCACCGGCGTGGCCATCCTGGGCCTCGGGCTCGGCTTACTGCGCTATTTTGCGACCGGCGCCCTGTCCATCGTGGATTGGCTGCTGGTCGTCGCCGGCGTGGCCATGATCGTCGACGGATTGCTCTGGTACTGGCCCGTGCGCAAGGAACCGGTGCGCACGCCCCGGTGCATGGACCCCGAAGGGGACGCGGCATGA
- a CDS encoding PEP/pyruvate-binding domain-containing protein has product MWTPWRALKDRREARRRAALDALKVRYHTFRILLANNERALDRLARVEAALETGASTAELTGLVEDLQAVTFELVDGVSRLTDGGHQLLYARQLRLEEALRAALETMEETARQPSCQPLGRDLATERVGGKAASLSRLRQNGFPVPDGFAVTARACRDFLRESGLEARIRKMLHAAGSEGPGLAEACEKAREAVMAAPLPDWLREDLRQAGEKLAANGSARLAARSSALTEDTLEHSFAGQYVTVLNLTPDTLERGFLEVMAGVFGQRAVAYRLQAGLPAAACDMAVLVQEMVPAVGAGVLFTLDPVRPASGRMLVSAVPGLGILAVDGEAPTDIFRVSRDDLADVAGRPATKTIRAVPDPAGGVRREAVPEDERERPVIPPEVLARLCRLGLASEALAGAPQDMEWAVTASGELRVLQSRPVRLTGQAGGAAPATSGNAYFHGGMAACPGRCLGHTRHVRGPEDLDAPVCGPVIAVLAAATPEAARLLPSWQGVVAAGGNPTDHLSTVARELDRPMLTRAAGAVSAIPDGVPAVLDATAGAVLPVPAAVGELSDLLAAPRPETAKAPRVALTPGRVRVRELTVPLNLTDAYGPTFSAVECQSLHDIIRFAHEAAILALFEAGDELLDEAFSHVRILRGDAPFEVMVIDLGGGVREGATDRFITPDDVTSAPLAALWQGLNAQATPYAAPPSGPGGRDVGGVMGRGITDARGKRPVGEPNYALAARDYVNVNARVEFHFAMIDAVCGPRARGNYARLRVKGGGAATPLRERRATCLADILGAAGFYVDRRGDLVTANLTDVSGDDAAKGLVLLGRLLSFMRLLDAAMTDDDAPARAAAAFWAQAEETAIPADTPAREAAREGA; this is encoded by the coding sequence ATGTGGACTCCCTGGCGGGCGCTCAAGGACCGGCGCGAGGCCAGGCGGCGGGCCGCCCTGGACGCGCTCAAGGTGCGCTACCACACCTTCCGCATCCTGCTCGCCAACAACGAACGCGCCCTCGACCGGCTGGCCAGGGTCGAGGCGGCCCTGGAAACCGGGGCGTCCACAGCCGAGCTGACCGGCCTTGTGGAGGACTTGCAGGCCGTGACCTTCGAGCTGGTCGACGGGGTGAGCCGCCTGACCGACGGCGGGCATCAACTCCTCTACGCCCGGCAGTTGCGCCTGGAAGAGGCCCTTCGCGCCGCTCTCGAAACCATGGAGGAGACGGCCCGCCAGCCGTCGTGCCAGCCGCTCGGTCGCGACCTTGCCACCGAGCGCGTGGGCGGCAAGGCGGCAAGCCTGTCGCGACTTAGGCAAAACGGCTTTCCCGTGCCGGACGGATTCGCGGTCACGGCCCGAGCCTGCCGGGATTTTCTGCGCGAAAGCGGCCTCGAGGCGCGCATCCGCAAAATGCTCCACGCCGCCGGTTCCGAAGGCCCTGGTCTGGCCGAGGCCTGTGAAAAGGCCCGCGAGGCCGTCATGGCCGCGCCCCTTCCCGACTGGCTGCGCGAAGACCTGCGCCAGGCCGGGGAAAAGCTGGCCGCAAACGGCTCCGCCAGGCTGGCCGCCCGCAGCAGCGCGCTGACCGAAGACACGCTGGAGCACTCGTTCGCCGGCCAGTACGTCACCGTCCTCAACCTCACCCCCGACACACTGGAGCGCGGCTTCCTTGAGGTCATGGCCGGGGTCTTCGGCCAGCGGGCCGTGGCCTACCGCCTGCAGGCCGGACTTCCCGCCGCCGCCTGCGACATGGCCGTGCTCGTTCAGGAGATGGTGCCGGCCGTGGGCGCCGGCGTGCTCTTCACCCTGGACCCGGTGCGCCCCGCCTCCGGGCGCATGCTGGTCTCGGCCGTGCCCGGCCTCGGCATCCTGGCCGTGGACGGCGAGGCCCCGACCGATATTTTCCGCGTCTCCCGCGACGACCTCGCCGACGTGGCCGGCCGGCCGGCGACAAAGACCATCCGGGCCGTGCCCGATCCGGCCGGGGGCGTGCGCCGCGAGGCCGTGCCGGAAGACGAGCGGGAGCGACCGGTCATCCCGCCCGAGGTCCTCGCCCGGTTGTGCCGGCTGGGGCTGGCCTCCGAGGCCCTGGCTGGGGCTCCCCAGGACATGGAGTGGGCCGTGACCGCCTCGGGAGAGCTGCGCGTCCTCCAGTCCCGGCCGGTGCGCCTGACCGGGCAGGCCGGGGGCGCGGCACCCGCCACCTCCGGCAACGCCTATTTCCACGGCGGCATGGCCGCCTGTCCCGGCCGATGCCTGGGCCACACCCGCCATGTGCGCGGCCCGGAGGACCTCGACGCCCCCGTTTGCGGCCCGGTCATCGCCGTGCTCGCGGCGGCCACGCCCGAGGCGGCCCGGTTGCTCCCCTCCTGGCAGGGCGTGGTCGCGGCCGGGGGCAACCCCACCGATCACCTGTCCACCGTGGCCCGGGAACTGGACCGGCCCATGCTCACCCGGGCCGCCGGAGCCGTGAGCGCCATTCCGGACGGCGTGCCGGCGGTGCTGGACGCCACGGCCGGAGCGGTCCTTCCCGTGCCCGCCGCCGTGGGCGAGCTCTCCGACCTGCTCGCCGCGCCGCGCCCGGAAACGGCCAAGGCCCCGCGCGTGGCCCTGACGCCCGGCCGGGTCAGGGTGCGCGAACTGACGGTGCCCCTAAACCTCACCGACGCCTACGGCCCCACCTTTTCGGCCGTGGAATGCCAAAGCCTCCACGACATCATCCGCTTCGCCCACGAGGCGGCCATCCTGGCCCTGTTCGAGGCCGGGGACGAGCTTTTGGACGAGGCCTTTTCCCATGTGCGCATTCTGCGCGGCGACGCGCCCTTCGAGGTCATGGTCATCGACCTCGGCGGCGGCGTGCGCGAGGGAGCGACCGATCGATTCATCACCCCGGACGACGTGACGAGCGCCCCCCTGGCCGCCCTGTGGCAGGGGCTCAACGCCCAGGCGACGCCCTACGCCGCGCCGCCCTCGGGTCCCGGCGGCCGTGACGTGGGTGGGGTCATGGGAAGAGGGATCACCGACGCGCGCGGCAAAAGGCCCGTGGGCGAACCCAACTACGCCCTGGCGGCGCGGGACTACGTCAACGTCAACGCCCGGGTGGAATTTCATTTCGCCATGATCGACGCCGTGTGCGGCCCGAGGGCGCGCGGCAATTACGCGCGGCTGCGGGTCAAGGGCGGCGGCGCGGCCACGCCGCTTCGCGAGCGCCGGGCGACCTGCCTGGCCGATATCCTGGGTGCGGCCGGATTTTACGTCGACAGGCGGGGTGACCTCGTCACCGCAAACCTGACCGACGTTTCCGGCGACGACGCCGCCAAGGGACTTGTGTTGCTCGGCCGCCTGCTGTCCTTTATGCGGCTTTTGGACGCGGCCATGACCGATGATGACGCCCCGGCCCGAGCGGCCGCCGCCTTCTGGGCCCAGGCCGAGGAAACAGCCATACCCGCCGACACCCCGGCGCGGGAAGCAGCAAGAGAGGGGGCATGA
- a CDS encoding sensor histidine kinase: MKIKTKLIVGSCVSLALILVLALLAQNDMNRVVDKLRFVEVQDDLNADFLEMRLSEKNLFLFKDKGALREIASKIEETRDTLAKSRDRIVRGAGEGNYLALRRRLDAYAAAVDKAAASGNAGPETEQSMREAGRALREFSTALVSREREQVSEIIALSRRTMTVSLAAVVCTAVLAAPLLFRKVLLSLAKVERLAGAIAEGKFESIEEPHSKDELASVIRAVNSMSQRLSSREAEILQSKKLASLGTLTAGVAHEITNPVNNISMMAETFETLDEDLSPADRKDMMRQIQEECGRIHGIVTNLLDFSKPKTASMRQICLNDLVQGTLPLVRNMLHVSNIDLRLDLAPDSPMVKADVSQMHQVLINCITNAIQSMSPGGGLRIATRADDGTARIVVSDTGKGIPPDVLPHIFDPFFSTKGTEGTGLGLSVSYGIVKNHQGRLRVESTVGAGTTCFIDLPALIPTEESHASATA, from the coding sequence ATGAAAATCAAGACCAAGCTAATCGTCGGCAGTTGCGTGAGCCTCGCGCTCATCCTCGTCCTGGCCCTGCTGGCCCAAAACGACATGAACCGGGTGGTGGACAAGCTGCGCTTCGTGGAAGTCCAGGACGACCTCAACGCCGATTTCCTGGAGATGCGGCTGTCGGAAAAAAACCTGTTTCTCTTCAAGGACAAGGGCGCGCTGCGGGAGATCGCGAGCAAGATCGAGGAGACCCGCGACACCCTGGCCAAATCCCGCGACCGCATCGTGCGCGGGGCGGGCGAAGGCAACTACCTGGCCCTGCGACGCCGCCTGGACGCCTACGCCGCCGCCGTGGACAAGGCCGCCGCCAGCGGCAATGCCGGCCCGGAAACGGAACAGTCCATGCGCGAAGCCGGCCGGGCCCTGCGGGAATTCTCCACCGCCCTGGTCAGCCGCGAACGGGAGCAGGTGAGCGAGATCATCGCCCTGTCCCGGCGCACCATGACCGTGTCCCTGGCCGCCGTGGTCTGCACCGCCGTGCTGGCCGCGCCGCTTTTATTCCGCAAGGTGCTGCTTTCCCTGGCTAAGGTCGAGCGGCTGGCCGGGGCCATCGCCGAGGGCAAGTTCGAGAGCATCGAAGAGCCCCACAGCAAGGACGAACTCGCCTCGGTCATCCGGGCCGTCAACAGCATGTCGCAGCGCCTGAGCTCCCGCGAGGCCGAGATCCTGCAATCGAAAAAACTCGCCTCTCTCGGCACCCTGACCGCCGGCGTGGCCCACGAGATCACCAACCCCGTCAACAACATCTCCATGATGGCCGAGACCTTCGAGACCCTGGACGAGGACCTGTCCCCGGCCGACCGCAAGGACATGATGCGGCAGATCCAGGAGGAATGCGGCCGCATCCACGGCATCGTCACCAACCTGCTCGACTTCTCCAAGCCCAAGACGGCCAGCATGCGCCAGATATGCCTCAACGACCTCGTGCAGGGCACGCTGCCGCTGGTGCGCAACATGCTTCACGTCTCCAACATCGACCTGCGCCTGGACCTCGCCCCGGACTCGCCCATGGTCAAGGCCGACGTGTCGCAAATGCACCAGGTGCTCATCAACTGCATCACCAACGCCATCCAGTCCATGAGCCCGGGCGGCGGCCTGCGCATCGCCACCCGCGCCGACGACGGCACGGCCCGCATCGTGGTGTCCGATACCGGCAAAGGCATCCCGCCCGACGTCCTGCCCCATATCTTCGATCCGTTCTTCAGCACCAAAGGCACCGAAGGCACCGGGCTCGGGCTCTCGGTCAGCTACGGCATCGTCAAAAACCACCAGGGACGGCTGCGGGTGGAAAGCACGGTCGGCGCCGGTACCACCTGCTTCATCGACCTGCCGGCCCTGATCCCCACGGAGGAATCCCATGCAAGCGCAACCGCCTAG